A stretch of DNA from Massilia litorea:
CCGTCGATCCCCGGCTATTTCGGCAACGCCTGGTTCCTTCCCTTCGTCGGGGCCTATTACAAGCTGCAGGACCGGCTGCACTGAAGGGAAGCGCACATGAACGGAACCATCGGAAGACTGCTGCTCCAGCGCCTCGGCCTCGGCCTGCTGACGCTCCTGATCGTATCGGTGGTGGTCTTCATGATCACCAACCTGCTGCCGGGCGACGCCGCCGAGGAGTCGCTGGGACAGGCTGCCACGCCCGAGGCGGTGGCCGCGCTGCGCGCGCAATATGGCCTCGACCAGCCGGCTCCGCTGCGCTACCTGCACTGGCTGGGCAACCTGGCCGGCGGCGACGCCGGCGCCTCGATCGTGAACGGCATGCCGGTCTCCGACCTGATCGGCAAGCGCCTGCCCAGTTCCCTGGTGCTGGCGGCGACCACGGCGCTGGTGTCGGTGCCGCTGGCGCTGACGCTGGGGATTTTGTCGGCCATGTACCGCGGTTCGCTCTTCGACCGCGCCGTGAACATGGCCGCCGTGTCGCTGGTGTCGGTCCCCGAATTCCTGATCGCCACGCTGGCGGTGCTGATCTTTGCAGTGAAACTGCGCTGGCTCTCGGCGCTCTCGCACACGGCCGACATCGGCACGCTGGGCGATTTCCTGCGTGCCTACGCGATGCCGGTGTTCACCCTGTGCTGCGTGATCGTGGCGCAGATGGCGCGCATGACGCGGGCGGCGGTGAGCGACCAGCTCGACGCGCCCTATGTCGAGATGGCGCGCCTGAAAGGGGCGGGGCCGGTGCGCATCGTGCTGCGCCACGCGCTGCCGAACGCCGTCGGGCCGATCGCCAACGCCGTCGCCCTGAGCCTGTCCTACCTGCTGGGCGGCGTGCTGATCGTCGAAAGCATCTTCAACTATCCCGGCATCGCCAACCTGATGATCGATGCGGTCACCACCCGCGACATCCCCCTGATCCAGGCCTGCGCCATGATCTTCTGCGGCGCCTACCTGGTGCTGGTGATGCTGGCCGATATCTGCGCCATCCTGTCCAACCCGCGCTTGAGGAATCCATGACGACGCCGATCACCTCCCTGCCGTCCGCTCCGGCACGGCGCCGCCTGCCGCTGGCCCTGTCGCCACTGGGCCTGCTCGGCCTGGTGCTCACCGTGCTCTGCCTGCTGATGGCGCTGGCGGGACCGAGCCTGTCGCCCTACGAGGCCTCGGCCATCGTCGACCAGGACGTGTTCGGGTCTATCAGCAGCCAGTTCCCGCTCGGGACCGATTATCTCGGCCGCGACATGCTGAGCCGCATCCTGCACGGCGCCCGCTACACGGTGGCTCTGGCGCTGGCGGCGACCGTGCTCGCCAGCCTGACCGGCACGATGCTTGGCCTGTTCGCGGCCACCGCGGGCGGCCTGGTGGATGCCACCCTGAGCCGCGCGCTGGACGCCCTGATCTCGATCCCGAGCAAGATGTTCGCGCTGATGATGGTCGCTTCCTTCGGCTCCTCGGTGCCGCTGCTGATCGTGACGGCGGCGATCGGCTTCATGCCGGGTTCCTACCGCATCGCGCGGGCGCTGGCCGTGAACGTGCAGGCGATGGACTTCGTGCAGGCGGCGCGCGCGCGCGGGGAAGGCATGGCCTACATCATGTGCGTCGAGATCCTGCCCAACATGATCCGCCCGGTGCTGGCCGACTTCGGCCTGCGCTTCGTCTTCGTCGTCCTGCTGCTCTCCGGCCTGTCCTTCCTCAGCCTGGGCGTGCAGCCGCCGGATGCGGACTGGGGTTCGCTGGTGCGCGAGAACATCGCCGGCCTCTCCGACGGCGCGCCCGCCGTCCTCATGCCGGCGCTGGCGATCGCCTTGTTGACGA
This window harbors:
- a CDS encoding ABC transporter permease; translation: MNGTIGRLLLQRLGLGLLTLLIVSVVVFMITNLLPGDAAEESLGQAATPEAVAALRAQYGLDQPAPLRYLHWLGNLAGGDAGASIVNGMPVSDLIGKRLPSSLVLAATTALVSVPLALTLGILSAMYRGSLFDRAVNMAAVSLVSVPEFLIATLAVLIFAVKLRWLSALSHTADIGTLGDFLRAYAMPVFTLCCVIVAQMARMTRAAVSDQLDAPYVEMARLKGAGPVRIVLRHALPNAVGPIANAVALSLSYLLGGVLIVESIFNYPGIANLMIDAVTTRDIPLIQACAMIFCGAYLVLVMLADICAILSNPRLRNP
- a CDS encoding ABC transporter permease, encoding MTTPITSLPSAPARRRLPLALSPLGLLGLVLTVLCLLMALAGPSLSPYEASAIVDQDVFGSISSQFPLGTDYLGRDMLSRILHGARYTVALALAATVLASLTGTMLGLFAATAGGLVDATLSRALDALISIPSKMFALMMVASFGSSVPLLIVTAAIGFMPGSYRIARALAVNVQAMDFVQAARARGEGMAYIMCVEILPNMIRPVLADFGLRFVFVVLLLSGLSFLSLGVQPPDADWGSLVRENIAGLSDGAPAVLMPALAIALLTIGVNLLIDNVRGSRGKEG